One window of the Alligator mississippiensis isolate rAllMis1 chromosome 5, rAllMis1, whole genome shotgun sequence genome contains the following:
- the LOC132250992 gene encoding verrucotoxin subunit beta-like, with the protein MGVTDEAVVEMPALGRPFQVGMLYDCRSDLLVPGVTLWRPEELKKDLNVRPQPKTDFEIIASDTIEDKASALGVSAELKASFIGGLVEVGGSAKYFKDTKKSKQQARTTLQYSTTTRYEQLSMSHLGPENVSYRTVFDQGTATHVVTAVLYGAQAFFVFDKQVSSSEDIQEIQGELQVMIKKIPLVSIEGKGSLKMDDKEKARADQFSCKFHGDFALESNPVTYEDAMKIYATLPKLLGENGEKAVPVRVWLYPLTKLDSKAARLLREISLQLIFDAQDALEQLAEVDMRCNDLMNNRIATTFPEIKTKLQQFKTMCKQHRQIFQKELARILPSIRAGGKEEQALVDIVVGIQQSPFNTQQLNAFLDMKEQEMNYVNSFLTDRSDIKLTPSQSQLQRVVLDRKLDFVLSFTFTSLWNKEPYLDNLKLWLQNKHMKKPDDAALAGSVSGQGTSKLWFQQKDIYTKARNYATSFLDFATANTSGKIGYTVTSAYDEEHPGVTIHLYEKGIEVSPSFEPPLKPLPLLIGEIKHDRIQLNFKPAAFGEAWITGYRVEYKMKKEEEEKGEKKETEEKWVVVETESKQEMFTLTGLRPNTEYMFRYASVSAPGVSLTREMKGTVKTRPVSAPGMPVPIAVGVTTIALAWESPDIIGKGSIIKEYRVEYKEAGDGGPKGKDEWLVRRTGRAQFCHVNGLSPQTPYRFQVTAVCMDGAESAPSEETRVSTVMADKSKQFTQELVKKSTLVEEGHPSLYALPLEKAKMAPDALYRRYSLGKANPQVPSKAVVLVGIPGLRKGTLINAMVNYALGVQWEDTFRFKLTQEAAEEPRSESPALVSDVYEIHYNKAFKIPFSLMLVDIPEIEDENRFQMAKHIQAVLAALGLSGGNSALIYLVGASQPEATLAQSYVLAHISHSFPEEYKLLLLVGADGQTTPFVEDFIKANFPLTYFKCNTSALLAKNANNEKNVHIFNEKSWGVYTHSMETLFSDFQFFKT; encoded by the exons ATGGGGGTCACCGATGAGGCCGTGGTGGAGATGCCAGCTCTGGGCCGGCCCTTCCAGGTGGGGATGCTGTACGACTGCCGCAGCGACCTCCTTGTCCCAG gggTCACATTGTGGCGTCCGGAAGAATTGAAAAAGGATTTAAATGTGAGGCCACAGCCCAAGACAGATTTTGAGATCATTGCGTCTGACACCATTGAGGACAAAGCCTCAGCCCTAGGCGTCTCAGCTGAACTGAAGGCCAGTTTCATTGGGGGGCTGGTGGAAGTTGGTGGCTCTGCAAAATACTTTAAGGACACCAAGAAATCCAAGCAGCAGGCCAGGACAACACTTCAGTACTCAACTACGACTCGGTACGAGCAACTGAGCATGAGCCACTTAGGACCAGAGAACGTCTCCTACCGTACAGTGTTTGACCAAGGCACAGCCACCCACGTGGTCACCGCTGTGCTGTACGGGGCTCAGGCCTTCTTTGTGTTTGACAAGCAAGTGTCTTCATCTGAGGACATCCAGGAGATacagggagagctccaggttATGATCAAAAAGATACCACTGGTCTCCATAGAAGGGAAAGGGTCCCTCAAAATGGATGACAAAGAGAAAGCCCGGGCTGACCAATTCAGCTGCAAGTTTCATGGTGATTTTGCTCTTGAGAGCAATCCGGTGACTTATGAGGATGCCATGAAAATTTATGCCacgctccccaagctgctgggtgAAAATGGGGAGAAAGCTGTGCCCGTGAGAGTTTGGCTGTACCCGCTGACCAAGCTGGACTCCAAAGCTGCTCGGCTGCTCCGTGAAATCAGTCTTCAACTGATCTTTGATGCCCAAGATgccctggagcagctggcagaagtAGACATGCGCTGCAATGACCTGATGAACAACCGGATTGCCACGACCTTCCCTGAGATCAAGACAAAACTGCAGCAATTCAAAACCATGTGCAAGCAGCACAGACAGATTTTCCAGAAAGAGCTGGCACGAATCTTGCCCTCCATCCGTGCAGGGGGGAAAGAGGAGCAGGCCCTGGTGGACATTGTAGTCGGCATACAGCAGTCCCCTTTCAATACACAGCAACTCAATGCATTCCTGGATATGAAGGAGCAAGAGATGAATTATGTGAACTCCTTCCTCACGGACCGCAGCGATATCAAACTTACGCCctctcagagtcagctgcagcgtGTTGTCCTGGATCGCAAGTTGGACTTTGTCCTCTCCTTTACGTTCACCTCCTTATGGAATAAGGAGCCATACTTAGATAATTTAAAGCTCTGGCTTCAGAACAAACATATGAAGAAACCGGACGACGCAGCCCTGGCCGGTTCTGTCAGTGGGCAAGGCACATCCAAGCTGTGGTTTCAGCAGAAAGATATTTACACAAAAGCACGGAATTATGCCACCTCCTTCCTGGACTTTGCCACAGCCAATACATCCGGAAAGATTGGGTATACTGTGACCTCTGCTTATGATGAGGAGCATCCAGGTGTCACCATCCATCTGTATGAGAAAGGCATTGAGGTCAGCCCTTCTTTTGAGCCTCCCTTAAAACCTCTTCCTCTCCTGATTGGTGAAATCAAGCATGACCGCATACAGCTCAACTTCAAGCCAGCAGCCTTCGGAGAAGCTTGGATAACCGGCTATCGAGTAGAGTACAAgatgaaaaaggaggaggaggaaaagggggagAAGAAGGAAACGGAGGAGAAGTGGGTGGTTGtggaaacagaaagcaaacaagAGATGTTCACGTTAACAGGGCTTCGTCCAAACACCGAGTATATGTTCCGATACGCGTCAGTGAGTGCTCCAGGTGTGAGCTTGACCAGAGAGATGAAGGGGACGGTCAAGACACGCCCCGTTAGTGCTCCAGGGATGCCTGTGCCCATTGCTGTGGGTGTGACAACCATTGCCCTTGCCTGGGAAAGCCCAGATATCATTGGCAAGGGCTCCATTATAAAGGAGTACAGGGTAGAATACAAGGAAGCTGGAGACGGAGGTCCCAAGGGGAAGGACGAGTGGCTGGTACGTCGCACAGGGAGAGCGCAGTTCTGTCACGTCAATGGCCTGAGCCCACAGACACCTTACCGATTCCAAGTGACTGCCGTGTGCATGGACGGGGCAGAGAGTGCCCCTAGTGAGGAGACTCGTGTTTCAACAGTAATGGCAGACAAATCCAAGCAGTTCACACAGGAATTGGTCAAGAAGAGCACCTTGGTGGAAGAAGGACATCCATCACTTTATGCCCTCCCCTTAGAGAAGGCAAAGATGGCCCCAGATGCACTGTACCGGAGGTACAGCCTGGGAAAAGCCAACCCTCAAGTCCCCAGCAAAGCTGTGGTGCTAGTAGGCATTCCTGGGCTGAGGAAAGGCACTCTTATCAACGCCATGGTCAACTATGCCCTGGGGGTGCAGTGGGAAGACACCTTCAGATTCAAGCTgacccaggaagcagcagaggaaCCCAGATCGGAGAGCCCAGCCCTGGTGTCTGATGTCTATGAGATCCACTACAACAAGGCCTTCAAAATCCCCTTCTCCCTGATGCTTGTAGACATCCCAGAGATTGAGGATGAGAACAGGTTCCAGATGGCAAAACATATCCAAGCTGTGCTGGCTGCCTTGGGCCTCAGTGGGGGCAATAGTGCTCTCATCTATTTAGTCGGAGCCTCCCAACCTGAGGCTACGCTGGCTCAGTCTTATGTGTTGGCTCACATTTCTCATTCTTTCCCTGAGGAATACAAGCTTCTCCTTCTAGTGGGTGCAGATGGCCAAACAACTCCTTTCGTAGAAGACTTCATCAAGGCCAACTTCCCTTTGACTTACTTCAAGTGCAATACTTCAGCTCTGCTGGCCAAGAATGCCAATAATGAGAAGAACGTGCACATTTTTAATGAGAAGTCCTGGGGGGTATACACTCACAGCATGGAAACTTTGTTCTCAGATTTCCAGTTCTTTAAGACCTAA